Proteins encoded by one window of Mercenaria mercenaria strain notata chromosome 4, MADL_Memer_1, whole genome shotgun sequence:
- the LOC123551040 gene encoding sushi, von Willebrand factor type A, EGF and pentraxin domain-containing protein 1-like isoform X4: MGESYFVLGFGFCLLIQLNTGQLLPEEELRNETSCTLDVNISCSNNEIIAVHSLYFFYDSDCTNTCCTYNSSHSSIGADENDIQEIRRLCSGRESCSPALDGKRNFGLLNVQTPSYVMVQYFCIPVLVDCEDKYNISNGYISSRDVNNTGKGSLADVSCDAGYETNKTYVSCLETGHWENATCSPKDCGNLPEIRNGEYTLKDPQNTTYGALATVNCSKGFEAKSSSISCLESGQWSRVSCTSKGQLLPEEELRNETSCTLDVNISCSNNEIIAVHSLYFFYDSDCTNRCCTYNSSHSSIGGDENDIQEIRRLCSGRESCSHALDGKRDFGSLNVQTPSYVMVQYFCIPDCEDKYNISNGYLSPRDVNNTGKGSLADVSCDAGYETNKTYVSCLETGHWENATCSPKDCGNLPEIRNGEYTLKDPQNTTYAALATVNCSKGFEAKSSSISCLESGQWSRVSCTSKDCGNPPVIDYGSIRSEDGSTTYTSTARVTCQEGYKAKKQVITCKETGMWESSSCEPKDCGNPPVIDYGSITLEDESATYKSTARVKCQEGYKAKKLVVTCKETGMWESSSCEPTENTHDEKQQAEDGNASSTTLVAVLVSLMVIVILILAVYVIWRYRHRLCKTRSFKGHESISFKNEEVLPEDQGYQNLNISFVNEGGESKDQQCQDPNVSFKNEDIRPEISEVQPSQDSNTNIQTDEIVPEKQQCQESTVAVKTDENLPEIQLQESNVAVKTDDVLTEKDTNVDAMTAKVLHENEQGPDSNETAPNDELPENQQSQESNIAVKTDEVLTEKDKNVDAMTEKVLHENEQGQDSNVTAPNDELPENQQSQVSNVAGDSEEKEKPDQH, from the exons ATGGGAGAAAGTTATTTTGTTTTGGGCTTTGGCTTTTGTTTGCTTATTCAGTTAAATACAG GTCAACTGTTACCAGAAGAGGAACTTCGGAATGAGACCTCTTGTACACTTGATGTAAATATAAGTTGTAGCAACAATGAGATTATTGCGGTACATTCCCTGTACTTCTTCTATGATTCGGACTGTACCAATACGTGTTGTACATACAACAGCAGTCATTCAAGTATCGGCGCAGACGAAAACGATATACAGGAAATTCGTCGCCTATGCTCTGGTAGAGAATCATGCAGTCCTGCGCTTGACGGAAAGCGAAATTTTGGACTGTTGAATGTACAGACGCCTTCCTACGTTATGGTACAATATTTCTGTATTCCTG TTCTTGTAGATTGTGAAGataaatacaacatttcaaacGGATACATTAGTTCACGAGATGTTAACAACACTGGTAAGGGATCATTGGCAGATGTTAGTTGTGACGCAGGATATGAAACCAACAAAACTTACGTCAGCTGTCTGGAAACAGGACATTGGGAAAATGCTACGTGTTCCCCAAAAG ACTGTGGTAATCTTCCTGAGATAAGGAATGGTGAATATACATTGAAAGACCCTCAGAATACAACGTATGGCGCTTTAGCAACAGTAAACTGTTCAAAAGGGTTTGAAGCTAAAAGTAGTAGCATCAGCTGCTTGGAATCAGGACAATGGTCTCGTGTGTCATGCACTTCTAAAG GTCAACTGTTACCAGAAGAGGAACTTAGGAATGAGACCTCTTGTACACTTGATGTGAACATAAGTTGTAGCAACAACGAGATTATTGCGGTGCATTCCCTGTACTTCTTCTATGATTCGGACTGTACCAATAGGTGTTGTACATACAACAGTAGTCATTCAAGTATCGGAGGAGATGAAAACGATATACAGGAAATTCGTCGCCTATGCTCTGGTAGAGAATCATGCAGTCATGCGCTTGACGGAAAGCGTGATTTTGGATCGTTGAATGTACAGACGCCTTCGTACGTTATGGTACAATATTTCTGTATTCCTG ATTGTGAAgataaatacaatatttcaaacGGATACCTTAGTCCACGAGATGTTAACAACACTGGTAAGGGATCATTGGCAGATGTTAGTTGTGACGCAGGATATGAAACCAACAAAACTTACGTCAGCTGTCTGGAAACAGGGCATTGGGAAAATGCTACGTGTTCCCCAAAAG ACTGTGGTAATCTTCCTGAGATAAGGAACGGTGAATATACATTGAAAGACCCTCAGAATACAACGTATGCCGCTTTAGCAACAGTAAACTGTTCAAAAGGGTTCGAAGCAAAAAGTAGTAGCATCAGCTGCTTGGAATCAGGACAATGGTCTCGTGTGTCATGTACTTCTAAAG aCTGTGGAAATCCACCTGTTATTGACTATGGAAGTATCAGATCAGAAGACGGAAGCACAACATACACTTCTACAGCCAGAGTTACATGTCAAGAGGGTTATAAGGCAAAGAAACAGGTGATCACTTGTAAAGAGACGGGGATGTGGGAAAGTAGTTCATGTGAACCCAAAG ACTGTGGAAATCCTCCTGTTATTGACTATGGAAGTATCACTTTAGAAGACGAAAGCGCAACGTACAAATCTACAGCTAGAGTTAAATGTCAAGAGGGTTATAAGGCAAAGAAACTGGTGGTCACATGTAAAGAGACGGGGATGTGGGAAAGTAGTTCATGTGAACCCACAG agaatacaCACGATGAAAAACAACAAGCAG AGGATGGCAATGCGTCTTCGACCACTCTGGTAGCCGTGCTGGTATCATTGATGGTCATAGTCATACTGATATTAGCAGTCTATGTCATTTGGAGATACAGACACAGATTGTGTAAAACAAGAAGTTTTAAAGGG CATGAAAGCATATCATTTAAGAATGAAGAAGTTCTTCCAGAAGATCAAGGATATCAGAATTTGAATATATCCTTCGTGAATGAAGGCGGCGAGTCAAAAGATCAACAATGTCAAGATCCCAAtgtatcttttaaaaatgaagaCATTCGTCCAGAAATTTCAGAAGTTCAGCCAAGTCAGGATTCGAATACTAATATCCAGACTGACGAAATTGTGCCAGAAAAACAACAATGTCAAGAATCGACTGTTGCTGTCAAAACTGATGAAAACCTGCCAGAAATACAACTCCAGGAATCGAATGTTGCCGTCAAAACCGATGACGTTCTGACAGAAAAGGACACAAATGTTGATGCAATGACTGCAAAAGTTCTGCATGAAAATGAACAAGGTCCGGATTCAAATGAAACTGCTCCGAATGACGAACTACCAGAAAACCAACAAAGTCAAGAATCGAATATTGCTGTCAAAACCGATGAAGTTCTGACAGAAAAGGACAAAAATGTTGATGCAATGACTGAAAAAGTTCTGCATGAAAATGAACAAGGTCAGGATTCAAATGTAACTGCTCCGAATGACGAACTACCAGAAAACCAACAAAGTCAGGTTTCGAATGTTGCTGGGGACTCGGAAGAAAAAGAAAAGCCGGATCAgcattga
- the LOC123551040 gene encoding uncharacterized protein LOC123551040 isoform X5, whose translation MGESYFVLGFGFCLLIQLNTGQLLPEEELRNETSCTLDVNISCSNNEIIAVHSLYFFYDSDCTNTCCTYNSSHSSIGADENDIQEIRRLCSGRESCSPALDGKRNFGLLNVQTPSYVMVQYFCIPGSRVNTICSNEEVVSQGRLPLYLTNENYPSVTTGDSTCSCSLEINSCSSNIQLHLLDIDLYLDTNTCEQSLEFVNNRDGVSEKINCESYHNNNITSMNINSHYVRINFLDNSTQNQEGYFLLGFEATGENTTFSISCPYKQESICLDCEDKYNISNGYLSPRDVNNTGKGSLADVSCDAGYETNKTYVSCLETGHWENATCSPKDCGNLPEIRNGEYTLKDPQNTTYAALATVNCSKGFEAKSSSISCLESGQWSRVSCTSKDCGNPPVIDYGSIRSEDGSTTYTSTARVTCQEGYKAKKQVITCKETGMWESSSCEPKDCGNPPVIDYGSITLEDESATYKSTARVKCQEGYKAKKLVVTCKETGMWESSSCEPTENTHDEKQQAEDGNASSTTLVAVLVSLMVIVILILAVYVIWRYRHRLCKTRSFKGHESISFKNEEVLPEDQGYQNLNISFVNEGGESKDQQCQDPNVSFKNEDIRPEISEVQPSQDSNTNIQTDEIVPEKQQCQESTVAVKTDENLPEIQLQESNVAVKTDDVLTEKDTNVDAMTAKVLHENEQGPDSNETAPNDELPENQQSQESNIAVKTDEVLTEKDKNVDAMTEKVLHENEQGQDSNVTAPNDELPENQQSQVSNVAGDSEEKEKPDQH comes from the exons ATGGGAGAAAGTTATTTTGTTTTGGGCTTTGGCTTTTGTTTGCTTATTCAGTTAAATACAG GTCAACTGTTACCAGAAGAGGAACTTCGGAATGAGACCTCTTGTACACTTGATGTAAATATAAGTTGTAGCAACAATGAGATTATTGCGGTACATTCCCTGTACTTCTTCTATGATTCGGACTGTACCAATACGTGTTGTACATACAACAGCAGTCATTCAAGTATCGGCGCAGACGAAAACGATATACAGGAAATTCGTCGCCTATGCTCTGGTAGAGAATCATGCAGTCCTGCGCTTGACGGAAAGCGAAATTTTGGACTGTTGAATGTACAGACGCCTTCCTACGTTATGGTACAATATTTCTGTATTCCTG ggtcAAGGGTGAATACAATTTGCTCTAATGAAGAGGTAGTGTCGCAGGGGAGACTACCATTGTATCTGACAAACGAGAATTATCCTTCCGTTACAACCGGAGATAGCACATGCTCTTGTTCTTTGGAAATAAACTCATGCTCTTCTAATATACAGCTTCACCTATTAGATATAGACCTATACTTAGATACGAATACATGCGAACAGAGTCTCGAATTTGTAAACAACAGGGATGGTGTGTCAGAGAAAATCAACTGTGAAAGTTACCATAACAACAATATTACTTCTATGAACATAAATTCCCACTACGTCAGAATAAATTTTCTTGATAACTCAACACAAAACCAGGAAGGTTACTTTCTTCTTGGATTTGAAG CGACTGGTGAAAATACTACCTTCAGTATCAGTTGTCCATACAAGCAGGAGTCGATTTGTCTTG ATTGTGAAgataaatacaatatttcaaacGGATACCTTAGTCCACGAGATGTTAACAACACTGGTAAGGGATCATTGGCAGATGTTAGTTGTGACGCAGGATATGAAACCAACAAAACTTACGTCAGCTGTCTGGAAACAGGGCATTGGGAAAATGCTACGTGTTCCCCAAAAG ACTGTGGTAATCTTCCTGAGATAAGGAACGGTGAATATACATTGAAAGACCCTCAGAATACAACGTATGCCGCTTTAGCAACAGTAAACTGTTCAAAAGGGTTCGAAGCAAAAAGTAGTAGCATCAGCTGCTTGGAATCAGGACAATGGTCTCGTGTGTCATGTACTTCTAAAG aCTGTGGAAATCCACCTGTTATTGACTATGGAAGTATCAGATCAGAAGACGGAAGCACAACATACACTTCTACAGCCAGAGTTACATGTCAAGAGGGTTATAAGGCAAAGAAACAGGTGATCACTTGTAAAGAGACGGGGATGTGGGAAAGTAGTTCATGTGAACCCAAAG ACTGTGGAAATCCTCCTGTTATTGACTATGGAAGTATCACTTTAGAAGACGAAAGCGCAACGTACAAATCTACAGCTAGAGTTAAATGTCAAGAGGGTTATAAGGCAAAGAAACTGGTGGTCACATGTAAAGAGACGGGGATGTGGGAAAGTAGTTCATGTGAACCCACAG agaatacaCACGATGAAAAACAACAAGCAG AGGATGGCAATGCGTCTTCGACCACTCTGGTAGCCGTGCTGGTATCATTGATGGTCATAGTCATACTGATATTAGCAGTCTATGTCATTTGGAGATACAGACACAGATTGTGTAAAACAAGAAGTTTTAAAGGG CATGAAAGCATATCATTTAAGAATGAAGAAGTTCTTCCAGAAGATCAAGGATATCAGAATTTGAATATATCCTTCGTGAATGAAGGCGGCGAGTCAAAAGATCAACAATGTCAAGATCCCAAtgtatcttttaaaaatgaagaCATTCGTCCAGAAATTTCAGAAGTTCAGCCAAGTCAGGATTCGAATACTAATATCCAGACTGACGAAATTGTGCCAGAAAAACAACAATGTCAAGAATCGACTGTTGCTGTCAAAACTGATGAAAACCTGCCAGAAATACAACTCCAGGAATCGAATGTTGCCGTCAAAACCGATGACGTTCTGACAGAAAAGGACACAAATGTTGATGCAATGACTGCAAAAGTTCTGCATGAAAATGAACAAGGTCCGGATTCAAATGAAACTGCTCCGAATGACGAACTACCAGAAAACCAACAAAGTCAAGAATCGAATATTGCTGTCAAAACCGATGAAGTTCTGACAGAAAAGGACAAAAATGTTGATGCAATGACTGAAAAAGTTCTGCATGAAAATGAACAAGGTCAGGATTCAAATGTAACTGCTCCGAATGACGAACTACCAGAAAACCAACAAAGTCAGGTTTCGAATGTTGCTGGGGACTCGGAAGAAAAAGAAAAGCCGGATCAgcattga